A window from Brucella sp. BE17 encodes these proteins:
- a CDS encoding FAD-linked oxidase C-terminal domain-containing protein: MSLENAVWFERNEEGIAAVVGILKQRFGERAQTGQAIREQHGHTTTYLPTQAPDIVIFVDTTQDVQDVVRVCAEHRVPVIAFGAGSSLEGQVNAPAGGVSLDLTRMNRILAVHAEDLDCVIEPGVTRRELNEYLRDTGLFFPIDPGANASLGGMAATRASGTNAVRYGTMRENVLALKAVMPDGRLIETSKRVKKTAAGYDLTRLLIGAEGTLGIITELTLKLQGIPQAVSGGICPFPDVESACRTVIETIQMGVPVARIELVNTLQMEALIRYSKLPYKAQPYLFVEFHGTDSGVAEQAEIFGEIAAANGSGEFLWTKDVEERERLWRARHDAYFASLLLRPGCKGVSTDVCVPISRLADCITATEKDIAESGIIAPIVGHVGDGNFHLLLLLDTEDADEMERAEEFMDRLVKRALEMSGTCTGEHGIGQGKMKYLTLELGDAVDYMQMVKKALDPDNIMNPGKILVS, from the coding sequence ATGTCGCTTGAAAATGCGGTTTGGTTTGAGCGCAATGAAGAAGGAATTGCCGCCGTTGTTGGCATTCTAAAACAGCGTTTCGGCGAGCGCGCCCAGACGGGGCAGGCCATTCGTGAGCAGCACGGCCACACCACAACCTATCTTCCCACACAGGCACCGGATATCGTCATCTTCGTGGACACCACGCAGGATGTGCAGGATGTGGTGCGCGTCTGCGCCGAGCATCGCGTGCCGGTCATAGCTTTTGGTGCCGGTTCCTCGCTCGAAGGCCAGGTTAATGCGCCGGCAGGGGGTGTTTCGCTCGATCTTACACGCATGAACCGTATTCTAGCCGTTCATGCCGAAGACCTCGACTGCGTTATCGAGCCGGGTGTTACACGGCGCGAACTCAACGAGTATCTGCGCGATACCGGGCTGTTTTTTCCCATTGATCCGGGTGCAAATGCCTCCCTTGGCGGCATGGCTGCCACACGCGCCTCCGGCACCAATGCGGTGCGCTATGGCACTATGCGCGAAAACGTACTAGCGCTCAAAGCCGTCATGCCGGACGGTCGGTTGATTGAAACGTCAAAACGCGTGAAGAAAACCGCAGCGGGCTATGATCTGACCCGGCTTCTTATCGGGGCCGAAGGAACACTTGGCATCATTACCGAACTGACGCTCAAACTTCAGGGCATTCCACAGGCAGTTTCCGGCGGCATCTGCCCGTTTCCCGATGTGGAGTCGGCCTGCCGGACGGTAATCGAAACCATCCAGATGGGTGTCCCGGTCGCGCGTATAGAATTGGTCAACACGTTGCAGATGGAAGCGCTTATTCGCTATTCGAAGCTTCCCTATAAAGCGCAGCCTTACCTGTTCGTTGAATTTCACGGAACAGACAGCGGCGTCGCCGAGCAGGCTGAAATATTTGGTGAGATTGCCGCTGCCAATGGCAGCGGTGAATTTCTCTGGACGAAGGACGTGGAGGAGCGCGAACGTCTTTGGCGCGCGCGTCACGACGCCTATTTTGCCTCGCTGCTTCTGCGTCCTGGTTGCAAGGGTGTTTCAACCGATGTCTGTGTGCCGATTTCGCGGCTTGCCGACTGTATCACTGCAACCGAAAAGGACATTGCCGAAAGTGGCATTATCGCGCCCATTGTCGGCCATGTCGGTGACGGAAATTTTCATCTGCTTTTGCTTCTTGATACCGAGGATGCGGACGAGATGGAACGGGCCGAGGAATTCATGGACCGGCTTGTGAAACGCGCCTTGGAGATGTCGGGCACCTGCACGGGCGAGCATGGTATCGGACAGGGCAAGATGAAATATCTGACGCTCGAACTAGGTGATGCCGTGGATTATATGCAGATGGTCAAAAAGGCGCTCGACCCGGACAATATCATGAACCCCGGTAAAATTCTGGTTTCGTGA
- a CDS encoding heme-degrading domain-containing protein, translating to MIQSDDIKQILRQEQALVFPSFDENDAFSLGQRIRDIAVSEKLSIAIDISLWDRRLFFSSTEGATSDNAEWLRRKLNVVRRFHASTYRLVLEQKRDDRMFAPHKALDVNDYALAGGGFPIRIAGVGVIGAAIVSGLPQRDDHNLVVGAIAAHLGQDASTLALADV from the coding sequence GTGATACAAAGCGACGACATCAAACAGATACTGCGCCAGGAACAGGCACTGGTTTTTCCCTCTTTTGATGAAAACGACGCTTTTTCGCTTGGGCAGAGAATTCGCGATATAGCTGTCAGCGAGAAACTCTCCATCGCCATTGATATCTCACTTTGGGATCGCAGGCTGTTCTTCTCGTCTACTGAGGGGGCGACTTCTGACAATGCGGAATGGCTGCGCCGCAAACTCAATGTCGTGCGCCGCTTTCACGCCTCGACCTATCGCCTTGTTCTGGAACAAAAACGCGATGATCGCATGTTCGCGCCGCATAAGGCGCTGGATGTGAATGACTATGCGCTGGCGGGTGGCGGGTTTCCAATCCGTATTGCAGGCGTAGGCGTCATCGGTGCGGCCATCGTTTCAGGCCTGCCGCAACGTGATGATCATAATCTGGTGGTCGGTGCCATTGCAGCCCATCTGGGACAGGATGCGAGCACGCTGGCCCTCGCTGACGTCTAG
- a CDS encoding serine/threonine protein kinase, protein MVHKPTPIDVPPSGIKVPEFVETAVFKRDVFSETRAGYFASDPDTRIIRRVVSAAPWWSRPLAWILARREIRGLETVRGIEGVPQLLYTDRDGLYRSWTEGTPLHLARPSNREWYRTAHRILRDMRRLGVTHNDLAKPQNWLMTPEGEAAVIDFQLASTHRRRGALYRLLAYEDFRHLIKQKRSFAKHLMTPTEKRILARRSLPSRIWLATGKKVYNFITRGIFSWSDGEGTGDRIDNEGPAIMAALKSDPRVSDVALALYSLPAKGVGLYAFVETKDADEKSLRDRLKAQKLELIQPVTLLPRRADGTIRDDVLRLIAMNQMTELDELLQREPELKEVVDSLAANRLNFTDRRVTQLETQTE, encoded by the coding sequence ATGGTTCACAAGCCCACCCCTATCGACGTGCCGCCCAGCGGTATAAAAGTGCCGGAGTTCGTGGAAACCGCCGTTTTCAAGCGTGACGTTTTTTCCGAAACACGCGCCGGCTATTTCGCGAGCGATCCCGACACGCGCATCATTCGCCGCGTGGTAAGTGCTGCACCCTGGTGGTCAAGGCCGCTGGCGTGGATTCTGGCGCGACGCGAAATTCGCGGCCTTGAGACGGTCCGCGGCATTGAAGGCGTACCGCAGCTTCTTTATACCGACCGCGACGGGCTTTATCGCTCTTGGACGGAAGGTACGCCCTTGCATCTGGCGCGCCCGTCCAATCGCGAATGGTATCGCACGGCACACCGTATCCTTCGCGACATGCGTCGCCTTGGCGTCACGCATAATGATCTTGCCAAGCCGCAGAACTGGCTGATGACGCCGGAAGGCGAAGCCGCCGTCATCGATTTCCAGCTTGCAAGCACGCATCGGCGTCGCGGGGCGCTTTATCGCCTGCTGGCCTATGAAGATTTCCGTCACCTCATCAAACAGAAGCGTTCCTTTGCAAAGCATCTGATGACACCGACCGAAAAGCGAATTCTGGCGCGCCGCTCGCTGCCGTCACGTATCTGGCTTGCCACCGGTAAGAAGGTCTATAATTTCATTACCCGTGGTATCTTCAGCTGGTCGGATGGCGAAGGGACAGGTGACCGTATCGACAATGAAGGTCCAGCCATAATGGCAGCCCTCAAATCCGATCCACGCGTAAGCGATGTGGCGCTGGCTCTTTATTCCCTTCCTGCCAAGGGCGTAGGGCTTTATGCTTTCGTGGAAACGAAAGACGCCGATGAAAAAAGCCTGCGTGATCGTCTCAAGGCCCAGAAACTCGAACTGATCCAACCAGTCACGCTTTTGCCGCGCCGGGCCGATGGCACCATTCGCGACGATGTGCTGCGGCTGATTGCCATGAACCAGATGACAGAACTCGATGAATTGTTGCAACGCGAGCCGGAATTAAAGGAGGTGGTCGACAGTCTTGCAGCCAATCGCCTGAACTTTACCGACCGCCGCGTTACCCAACTGGAAACACAAACCGAATAA
- a CDS encoding UvrD-helicase domain-containing protein → MSDFPDDMPFFGDETPAGRAPASGSIAARAMAARNQQHGEPDYLKGLNPEQKQAVLTTEGPVLVLAGAGTGKTRVLTTRIAHILSTGLAYPSQILAVTFTNKASREMKERIGHLVGGAVEGMPWLGTFHSIGVKLLRRHAELVNLTSDFTILDTDDVIRLIKQLIQAEGLDDKRWPARTFANMIDGWKNKGFSPSDIPEGDARSFGNGKGRELYQAYQERLRTLNACDFGDLLLHPIRIFRNHPDILREYHAKFRYILVDEYQDTNTAQYLWLRLLAQRPQVKATAPATQAGHTPLQPDRASEPLRGPRGAGEQSALGVSANKSAQVNLCCVGDDDQSIYGWRGAEVDNILRFDKDFPGAVVIKLERNYRSTAHILGTAAHLIAHNEGRLGKTLFTEAPNPDDPRVKVHAAWDSEEEARAVGETIEQAQRQGHLLNNMAILVRASFQMREFEDRFVTLGLNYRVIGGPRFYERLEIRDAMAYLRVVAQPADDLALERIINTPKRGLGEAAIRQVHDYARARDLSMFAAACDLVETEELKPKPRSALRGVVDNFRRWQSLLDSTSHTELAETILDESGYTAMWQNDKSAEAPGRLENLKELIRSMEDYESLRGFLEHVALVMDAEKNEDMDAVNIMTLHSAKGLEFETVFLPGWEEGLFPHQRALDEGGRSGLEEERRLAYVGVTRAKKNLHIWFVSNRRIHGMWQSTIPSRFLEELPVTHVEVAELEGNYGGYGNSGYGQSRFDRADPFQNTYSTPGWQRAQQNRSDATRNNWGSRSGANVERIGYGETDSGFGAGRGSVKGRTIDGELVAKSVADTPSVFKIGDRVFHMKFGNGTVTVIDGNKLTIDFDRAGQKRVLDGFVKPV, encoded by the coding sequence ATGTCTGATTTCCCTGATGATATGCCGTTTTTCGGCGACGAAACACCGGCAGGCCGTGCGCCCGCTTCCGGCTCTATTGCTGCACGCGCAATGGCCGCACGCAACCAGCAACATGGCGAACCTGATTATCTCAAAGGCCTCAACCCCGAACAGAAACAGGCCGTGCTGACCACCGAAGGCCCGGTTCTGGTACTGGCGGGTGCGGGTACGGGCAAGACCCGCGTTCTCACCACGCGCATCGCGCATATTCTGTCCACGGGGCTTGCCTATCCGAGCCAGATTCTCGCCGTGACCTTCACCAACAAAGCGTCGCGCGAGATGAAGGAGCGCATAGGCCATCTGGTTGGTGGTGCTGTTGAAGGCATGCCATGGCTAGGCACGTTTCACTCCATCGGCGTGAAGCTTTTGCGCCGTCATGCGGAGCTGGTCAATCTCACTTCTGATTTCACGATTCTCGATACCGACGATGTGATCCGGCTGATCAAGCAGCTTATTCAGGCTGAGGGTCTGGATGACAAACGCTGGCCTGCCCGCACGTTCGCAAATATGATTGATGGCTGGAAGAACAAGGGGTTTTCGCCGTCCGATATACCGGAAGGCGATGCGCGGTCTTTTGGCAATGGCAAGGGACGCGAACTCTATCAAGCCTATCAGGAGCGCCTGCGCACGCTGAACGCCTGTGATTTCGGCGACCTGTTGCTGCATCCGATCCGTATTTTCCGTAATCACCCGGATATCCTGCGCGAGTATCACGCAAAATTCCGCTATATTCTGGTGGACGAGTATCAGGACACCAACACTGCGCAATATCTCTGGCTGCGCCTGCTTGCGCAAAGGCCTCAAGTCAAGGCCACAGCCCCTGCAACACAAGCCGGACACACACCCCTACAGCCCGATAGGGCGTCCGAGCCGTTGCGAGGCCCCCGCGGAGCCGGTGAGCAAAGCGCACTCGGCGTGAGCGCAAATAAATCAGCACAGGTCAACCTGTGCTGTGTTGGCGATGATGATCAGTCGATCTATGGCTGGCGCGGCGCGGAAGTGGATAATATCCTGCGCTTCGACAAGGATTTTCCGGGCGCAGTCGTCATCAAGCTGGAGCGCAATTACCGTTCCACCGCGCATATTCTGGGAACAGCGGCACACCTGATTGCACATAATGAGGGACGTCTGGGCAAGACGCTGTTTACCGAAGCACCCAATCCCGATGATCCGCGTGTCAAAGTGCATGCAGCCTGGGATTCGGAGGAGGAAGCGCGTGCGGTGGGCGAGACAATCGAGCAAGCGCAGCGACAAGGTCATCTCCTCAACAATATGGCTATCCTTGTGCGCGCCTCGTTCCAGATGCGTGAGTTTGAAGACCGTTTTGTAACGCTTGGCCTCAATTACCGCGTCATTGGTGGCCCACGCTTTTATGAGCGCCTCGAAATCCGCGACGCCATGGCTTACCTGCGCGTGGTCGCCCAGCCTGCCGACGATCTGGCGCTGGAGCGCATCATAAACACGCCTAAGCGCGGCCTTGGCGAAGCGGCAATCCGGCAGGTGCACGACTATGCCCGCGCGCGGGATCTTTCGATGTTTGCGGCCGCCTGCGATCTGGTCGAAACCGAGGAACTCAAACCCAAACCGCGCTCCGCACTACGCGGCGTGGTCGATAATTTTCGCCGCTGGCAGTCGCTTCTCGACAGCACATCGCATACGGAACTGGCCGAAACGATTCTGGATGAATCCGGTTACACGGCCATGTGGCAAAACGACAAAAGCGCGGAAGCGCCGGGACGGCTCGAAAATCTCAAGGAACTCATCCGTTCCATGGAGGACTATGAGAGCCTGCGCGGCTTCCTTGAGCATGTGGCGCTGGTCATGGATGCCGAGAAAAATGAGGATATGGATGCCGTCAACATCATGACGCTGCATTCAGCCAAGGGGCTGGAATTTGAAACCGTCTTCCTGCCCGGCTGGGAAGAAGGGCTGTTTCCGCACCAGCGCGCGCTCGATGAAGGTGGACGCTCCGGCCTTGAGGAAGAGCGCCGCCTTGCCTATGTCGGCGTCACCCGCGCCAAGAAAAACCTGCATATCTGGTTCGTCTCCAACCGACGCATTCATGGCATGTGGCAATCGACCATTCCGTCGCGCTTTCTTGAAGAACTGCCTGTCACCCATGTCGAGGTGGCGGAACTGGAAGGCAATTACGGCGGCTACGGCAATAGCGGTTATGGCCAATCGCGCTTTGACCGCGCCGACCCGTTCCAGAACACCTATTCGACACCAGGCTGGCAGCGCGCGCAGCAAAACCGCTCGGACGCCACGCGCAACAATTGGGGTTCGCGCTCAGGTGCCAACGTCGAGCGTATCGGCTATGGCGAAACCGATTCTGGCTTCGGGGCCGGACGCGGCTCGGTGAAGGGACGCACCATCGACGGTGAGCTGGTGGCGAAATCGGTGGCTGACACGCCGTCTGTCTTCAAGATTGGTGACCGTGTGTTCCATATGAAATTCGGAAACGGCACTGTGACGGTTATAGATGGCAACAAGCTCACAATCGATTTCGACAGGGCCGGTCAAAAACGGGTATTGGATGGTTTTGTGAAACCGGTGTGA
- a CDS encoding CreA family protein has product MAGLRKIAPFVLAPMLAITASMPGFAEEVGKVGVDWVGNDIVIDAVADPKIKGVTCHLASFSRSMIDRLQKGKWFEDPSNASISCEQTGPITIGDIKLGRKGERVFSDRTSLIWKKLVITRIYDQKNNTLLYLAHAAQVQDGSAKTSLSTVPLYKGDVTWEKGKPE; this is encoded by the coding sequence ATGGCCGGATTGAGAAAAATTGCGCCGTTTGTGTTGGCGCCTATGCTTGCCATTACAGCTTCAATGCCCGGCTTTGCAGAAGAAGTGGGCAAGGTGGGCGTTGACTGGGTTGGCAATGATATCGTGATCGATGCGGTCGCCGATCCAAAAATCAAGGGTGTCACCTGCCATCTTGCATCTTTTTCGCGCAGCATGATCGACCGATTGCAGAAGGGGAAATGGTTTGAAGATCCGTCCAATGCCTCTATTTCCTGCGAACAGACCGGCCCTATCACCATCGGTGATATCAAACTGGGCCGGAAGGGCGAGCGGGTGTTTTCTGACCGCACAAGCCTGATCTGGAAAAAGCTGGTGATCACGCGCATTTATGATCAAAAAAACAATACGCTGCTTTATCTGGCACATGCTGCACAGGTCCAGGACGGCTCCGCCAAGACCTCGCTTTCAACGGTCCCGCTCTATAAGGGCGATGTCACGTGGGAAAAGGGCAAGCCAGAATAG
- a CDS encoding DapH/DapD/GlmU-related protein, whose product MSENEDLRFQNSEPRIHSTAQLKSVKLGRYAEIGERVILREVTVGDFSYFERNGEGIYTEIGKFCSIAANVRINALEHPMERLTTHKISYRPNEYFRYLGLDADFRSRRQQRKVIVGHDVWVGHGAVITPGVTIGHGAVIGANAVVTKDVAPYSIMGGVPAHIIRKRFDDLTIERLLALRWWDWPVEKLYEVIPDIQTLAIDAFLEKWEG is encoded by the coding sequence ATGAGTGAGAATGAAGATCTGCGTTTCCAGAATAGCGAACCACGCATTCATTCAACCGCACAGCTCAAATCCGTCAAGCTTGGACGCTATGCCGAGATCGGCGAGCGTGTCATTCTGCGCGAGGTGACGGTGGGCGATTTCAGCTATTTTGAGCGTAACGGCGAAGGCATCTATACCGAGATTGGAAAATTCTGCTCGATTGCCGCCAATGTACGCATCAACGCGCTTGAACATCCCATGGAACGGCTCACGACGCATAAGATCAGCTATCGTCCAAACGAATATTTCCGCTATCTGGGGCTGGATGCTGATTTTCGCAGCCGTCGGCAGCAAAGAAAGGTGATCGTCGGCCATGATGTCTGGGTTGGTCACGGCGCGGTGATTACGCCCGGCGTCACCATTGGCCATGGTGCGGTGATTGGTGCCAATGCGGTTGTAACAAAGGATGTCGCACCTTACAGCATTATGGGTGGCGTTCCGGCACATATCATCCGCAAGCGCTTTGACGACCTCACCATTGAGCGGCTGTTGGCGCTCCGTTGGTGGGACTGGCCTGTGGAAAAGCTCTATGAGGTGATTCCGGATATTCAGACGCTTGCAATTGATGCTTTTCTGGAAAAGTGGGAAGGCTGA
- a CDS encoding SCO family protein, which translates to MKKFLPIFIIAFIVVIVGAAGFNMIRDKEAAKEPFGGPLDLVTMDGQKFTEKELRATPTAIFFGFTHCPDVCPTTLYELDGWLDQLGPDGENIKAYFVTVDPERDTQEVMNTYVGNVSKRIIGITGTPGNIASMVKSYHVYAKKVPSEDGDYTMDHTASVFLLDKGGHFRSTIAYQENSDTALQKLKNLAKGASVASVQKPQ; encoded by the coding sequence ATGAAAAAATTTCTGCCAATTTTCATCATAGCTTTCATCGTCGTGATCGTTGGCGCTGCGGGCTTCAACATGATCCGTGACAAGGAAGCAGCCAAAGAGCCCTTTGGCGGACCGCTTGATCTCGTGACGATGGATGGGCAGAAATTCACCGAAAAAGAACTGCGTGCCACGCCAACAGCCATCTTCTTCGGCTTCACGCACTGCCCGGACGTTTGCCCGACCACCCTTTATGAGTTGGACGGATGGCTCGATCAGCTTGGCCCGGACGGTGAGAATATCAAGGCCTATTTCGTCACGGTAGATCCCGAACGCGACACGCAGGAGGTCATGAATACCTATGTCGGCAATGTATCCAAGCGTATCATTGGTATAACCGGCACGCCGGGCAATATTGCTTCCATGGTCAAATCCTATCACGTCTATGCCAAGAAAGTGCCGAGCGAAGACGGTGATTACACCATGGATCATACGGCCTCGGTCTTCCTGCTCGACAAGGGCGGTCATTTCCGTAGCACAATCGCCTATCAGGAAAATTCCGATACAGCACTACAAAAGCTCAAGAATCTGGCCAAAGGTGCTTCTGTTGCCTCGGTGCAGAAGCCGCAATAG
- a CDS encoding 50S ribosomal protein L11 methyltransferase, with protein sequence MVQSRFFFSSDKAEAERIYGILEQAFEEDGFPVAITEIDEDRQIFEVSVYIEHGLEEVATRIDALAGAGKFESEELPDIDWVTHSLEGLKPVRAGRFFVFGSHDRDKIEPGDIAIEIDAGQAFGTGHHGTTSGCLEMIEEVVEREHPTNALDLGTGSAVLAIAIAKLAPIPVLATDIDPIAVTVAAENTLINGVSEHIVTATAEGFDHPVFRSYTPFDLIVANILANPLMELAPSLKTHLATGGSIILSGILDSQHDAVCAAYQAQGLTHQKTLHREGWVTIHLK encoded by the coding sequence ATGGTACAATCACGGTTTTTCTTCTCAAGCGACAAGGCGGAAGCCGAACGCATTTATGGCATTCTCGAACAGGCTTTTGAGGAAGACGGCTTTCCCGTCGCGATTACGGAAATCGATGAGGACCGCCAGATTTTTGAGGTATCCGTCTATATCGAGCACGGATTGGAGGAGGTTGCAACCCGCATTGACGCCCTTGCAGGTGCTGGAAAATTCGAGAGTGAAGAACTTCCCGACATCGACTGGGTGACGCATTCTCTGGAAGGCCTGAAGCCAGTGCGCGCCGGGCGCTTTTTCGTTTTCGGTTCCCATGATCGCGACAAGATCGAACCCGGTGATATTGCCATCGAAATCGATGCAGGTCAGGCTTTCGGCACCGGCCATCATGGCACCACGTCCGGCTGTCTGGAAATGATCGAGGAAGTGGTCGAGCGTGAACACCCGACCAATGCGCTTGATCTTGGCACCGGAAGCGCGGTTCTCGCCATTGCCATCGCCAAGCTTGCACCCATTCCGGTTCTTGCCACAGATATCGATCCGATTGCTGTCACGGTTGCGGCTGAAAATACGCTCATCAACGGTGTTTCCGAGCATATCGTTACGGCTACAGCGGAAGGTTTCGATCATCCGGTCTTTCGCTCCTATACACCTTTCGATCTCATTGTCGCCAATATCCTCGCCAACCCGCTGATGGAACTGGCACCATCGCTTAAAACGCATCTGGCGACTGGCGGCTCGATCATTCTTTCCGGCATTCTCGACAGTCAGCATGATGCGGTGTGTGCTGCCTATCAGGCGCAAGGGCTGACCCATCAAAAAACGCTGCATCGCGAAGGCTGGGTAACAATCCATCTGAAATAA
- a CDS encoding aminopeptidase P family protein, whose amino-acid sequence MAFQTFDVSTDPANGAPRVAKLREKMAELRLDGFLVPRADEHQGEYVPPRAQRLGWLTGFTGSAGSALILKDRAFIFVDGRYELQVRTQTDAKVFSYASLVTNPPAQWLSENGKGLTIGFDPWLHTISEAQSLHDALEKQGGKLVPIATNLIDAIWDDQPEAPLAPVTIQPARFSGHEAMDKIREMQAKVAESGADATVLTDPSSVAWVFNIRGKDVSNTPLPLSFAIIPATGEPELFIDERKLAIEPRAYLTQLAKLVPPADLEGSLSARAAKGETILLDPLLAAEKLRLAVDSAGGSVIAGKDPARLPRAIKNNAELDGSRAAHKRDGVAMVHFLSWLDAQAPGTIDEISAAQRLEECRTKIGQEFQMPLEDLSFDTISGAGPDGAIIHYRVNTDTNRKLEDGELYLVDSGAQYRDGTTDITRTIAIGTIAPETVRAFTLVLKGMIAITTARFPKGTRGQDIDALARIALWKNGFDYAHGTGHGVGSYLSVHEGPQNLSRRGVQELLPGMILSNEPGYYKPGAFGIRIENLIIVKEAEVPAGGDLPMLGFETLTFCPIDRRLIDTSLLTQEERDWLNAYHQSVREKLSGHLKRDEWQWLEAATAPL is encoded by the coding sequence ATGGCTTTTCAGACTTTTGACGTTTCAACTGACCCCGCCAATGGCGCACCGCGCGTGGCGAAATTGCGCGAAAAAATGGCCGAGCTTCGCCTCGACGGTTTTCTGGTGCCGCGTGCTGATGAGCATCAAGGCGAATATGTGCCACCGCGCGCCCAGCGCCTGGGCTGGTTGACAGGCTTTACAGGCTCGGCGGGTAGCGCGCTCATCCTCAAGGACCGCGCCTTCATTTTCGTTGATGGTCGCTATGAATTGCAGGTTCGCACACAGACGGATGCAAAAGTCTTTTCCTATGCAAGCCTCGTCACCAATCCGCCCGCACAATGGCTAAGCGAAAACGGCAAAGGTCTGACCATCGGCTTTGATCCATGGCTGCACACCATTTCCGAAGCGCAGTCGCTGCATGACGCGCTAGAAAAGCAGGGCGGCAAGCTGGTCCCGATTGCAACCAACCTTATCGATGCCATTTGGGACGACCAGCCGGAAGCGCCGCTTGCGCCTGTCACCATTCAGCCCGCACGCTTTTCCGGCCATGAAGCCATGGACAAGATCCGCGAAATGCAGGCGAAGGTGGCGGAAAGCGGCGCAGACGCGACTGTACTGACCGATCCGTCATCGGTTGCATGGGTTTTTAATATTCGTGGCAAGGACGTCTCCAACACGCCGCTTCCCTTAAGCTTTGCGATTATACCGGCAACGGGTGAGCCAGAGCTTTTCATCGATGAGCGTAAGCTTGCAATCGAACCCCGCGCCTATCTCACCCAACTGGCAAAACTTGTCCCCCCCGCCGATCTTGAAGGCAGCCTCAGCGCACGTGCGGCAAAAGGCGAAACCATTTTGCTCGATCCTCTTCTTGCCGCAGAAAAACTACGACTTGCTGTGGATTCCGCTGGCGGCAGTGTGATCGCAGGCAAGGACCCTGCCCGTCTGCCCCGTGCTATCAAGAACAACGCAGAACTGGATGGTTCCCGCGCTGCCCACAAACGTGATGGCGTGGCGATGGTTCATTTCCTGTCATGGCTCGATGCGCAGGCACCCGGCACAATCGACGAGATTTCAGCCGCACAGAGACTGGAAGAATGCCGCACAAAAATCGGGCAGGAATTCCAGATGCCGCTCGAGGACCTTTCCTTCGACACGATTTCCGGTGCTGGGCCCGATGGGGCGATCATCCATTACCGCGTCAACACCGACACCAATCGCAAGCTTGAGGATGGTGAACTTTATCTGGTTGATTCCGGCGCGCAGTATCGCGATGGCACAACGGACATCACCCGTACTATCGCTATCGGCACGATTGCGCCTGAAACCGTTCGGGCTTTCACACTTGTGCTCAAAGGCATGATCGCCATCACGACGGCGCGTTTTCCCAAAGGCACACGCGGGCAGGACATCGACGCGCTGGCCCGCATCGCATTGTGGAAAAATGGTTTCGACTATGCGCATGGCACCGGTCACGGTGTCGGCTCTTATCTCTCGGTGCATGAAGGACCGCAGAACCTCTCCAGACGCGGCGTGCAGGAACTGCTGCCCGGCATGATCCTTTCCAACGAACCCGGCTATTACAAACCCGGCGCGTTTGGCATCCGAATTGAAAACCTGATCATTGTGAAAGAAGCTGAAGTGCCAGCCGGTGGTGATCTACCGATGCTCGGTTTTGAGACTCTGACCTTCTGCCCCATTGATCGCCGCCTGATCGACACGAGCCTGCTCACGCAGGAGGAGCGGGATTGGCTTAACGCCTATCATCAAAGCGTGCGGGAAAAACTGTCCGGCCATCTGAAGCGCGATGAATGGCAATGGCTGGAAGCAGCCACCGCACCGCTTTAA
- a CDS encoding AzlD domain-containing protein: protein MSTTLWIIAAGAVLTYLTRIGGHLVLSRFDRLHFRVEAALNAVPAAVLTAIVAAPASDHGWRELIVLIFCVLLSLRVGLMTMFFAGAALLIALRHFFPA from the coding sequence ATGTCCACAACGCTCTGGATCATCGCTGCGGGCGCGGTTTTAACCTATCTCACACGCATTGGCGGTCATCTTGTGCTGTCTCGTTTTGACCGGTTGCATTTTCGGGTCGAGGCGGCATTGAATGCGGTCCCTGCCGCCGTGCTGACAGCCATCGTTGCTGCGCCTGCCTCGGATCATGGCTGGCGGGAGCTGATTGTCCTTATCTTCTGCGTGTTGCTATCCCTGCGCGTCGGCTTGATGACAATGTTTTTTGCAGGCGCAGCGTTGTTGATCGCGCTGCGCCATTTTTTTCCAGCTTGA